The following proteins come from a genomic window of Candidatus Eremiobacterota bacterium:
- the infB gene encoding translation initiation factor IF-2, with the protein MAKIRVYELAKETGQSNKDLLDILKELGIEAKTHQSGIEEPAVKRVMEVLEARKKGKAPLEAPAAKQEKKPVPMPAAAEAKTPPEKDKGIAAPPLQKPAVERPLPPKKPVEEKPVPPAVSQEKPEPPAALQEKPEPPAVSQEKPVPPADIEKAKPAEALEISFPLTLGQCAQKLGLRANDIIRKMMDRGQMVAINKSLEKRDVELIAELFSIKPEAIRFKEEAPPPPVEEEDPRFLMPRPPVVTILGHVDHGKTSLLDSIRKTNVTASEAGGITQKIGAYTVEHEGKKIVFVDTPGHEAFTAMRARGAQVTDIAILVVAADDGVMPQTIEAINHARAAKVPIIVAINKIDKPQANPDRVKQQLADLELLSEDWGGDTICIPVSAREKTGIDELLEMIILVAEMQELKANPKRRAHGIIIESKLDKGLGPVATVLVQKGTLRLGDSIIAGLASGKVRVLINDKGERIKKATPSIPAEIVGLSEVPRAGDVLQVVRDEKLARQITLDRVARTRERTLVSGPKTTLEDVFRNIEHGEKKELNIIVRADGQGSVEALRQSLVKISDEEVKISVIHSGVGTVSESDILLANASQAIIIGFNIRMDPNIKKLAEQEKIDIRLYNVIYHVIEDIKLAMKGMLEPEYEEVILGRAEVRQVFRISKIGVIAGSHVLSGKILRSADVRVMRGTELIHQGRIDSLKRFKDDVKEVLEGFECGIGVEKFDGLLSGDILEAYQLQKKER; encoded by the coding sequence ATGGCAAAAATCAGGGTATATGAACTTGCAAAGGAAACAGGACAGAGCAACAAGGATCTTCTTGATATTCTCAAGGAGCTTGGAATCGAGGCAAAAACTCACCAGAGCGGCATTGAGGAACCTGCTGTCAAGCGTGTGATGGAGGTGCTTGAAGCCAGGAAAAAAGGAAAGGCACCTCTTGAGGCGCCTGCGGCGAAGCAGGAAAAAAAGCCGGTTCCCATGCCGGCGGCAGCAGAGGCCAAGACCCCGCCGGAAAAGGATAAAGGGATCGCGGCGCCTCCCTTGCAGAAACCAGCCGTAGAAAGGCCTTTGCCTCCCAAGAAGCCTGTCGAGGAGAAGCCAGTGCCCCCTGCGGTTTCCCAGGAGAAGCCTGAACCCCCTGCGGCTCTCCAGGAGAAGCCTGAACCCCCTGCGGTTTCCCAGGAGAAGCCTGTACCCCCTGCAGACATTGAAAAGGCAAAACCTGCTGAGGCACTAGAGATCTCCTTTCCCCTCACTTTGGGGCAGTGCGCCCAGAAGCTGGGGCTCAGGGCCAACGACATCATCAGGAAGATGATGGACCGCGGCCAGATGGTGGCAATCAACAAGTCCCTGGAGAAAAGGGATGTGGAGCTCATCGCCGAGCTTTTCTCCATAAAGCCCGAAGCAATAAGGTTCAAAGAGGAAGCGCCTCCTCCGCCCGTAGAGGAAGAGGATCCCCGGTTCCTGATGCCGCGCCCTCCTGTCGTGACCATTCTGGGTCATGTCGATCATGGAAAGACCTCACTTCTCGATTCCATAAGGAAGACCAATGTGACGGCAAGCGAGGCAGGCGGCATCACCCAGAAGATCGGCGCATACACCGTGGAGCACGAAGGGAAAAAGATAGTCTTTGTAGATACTCCGGGCCACGAAGCCTTCACCGCCATGAGAGCCCGCGGCGCCCAGGTCACCGATATTGCCATCCTCGTCGTCGCTGCCGACGACGGCGTGATGCCCCAGACCATAGAGGCCATCAATCATGCAAGGGCCGCCAAGGTCCCCATCATTGTGGCCATCAACAAGATTGACAAACCCCAGGCCAACCCCGACAGGGTCAAGCAGCAGCTTGCCGACCTGGAGCTGCTCTCCGAGGACTGGGGTGGCGATACCATCTGTATCCCCGTGTCAGCCCGGGAGAAGACAGGGATTGACGAGCTTCTTGAGATGATTATCCTTGTGGCTGAAATGCAGGAGCTGAAGGCCAACCCTAAAAGAAGGGCCCACGGAATCATCATCGAGTCAAAGCTGGACAAGGGGCTTGGCCCTGTGGCCACGGTGCTGGTGCAGAAGGGCACCCTCCGCCTGGGAGACTCGATCATCGCAGGGCTTGCGAGCGGCAAGGTGCGCGTCCTTATCAATGACAAGGGAGAGAGGATAAAGAAAGCCACTCCTTCCATACCGGCAGAGATCGTGGGCCTCTCGGAAGTGCCCCGCGCCGGCGATGTACTGCAGGTCGTGAGGGATGAAAAACTGGCGCGGCAGATCACTCTTGACCGCGTGGCCAGGACAAGGGAGAGGACCCTTGTGTCGGGGCCCAAGACCACCCTGGAGGATGTCTTCAGGAACATTGAGCATGGCGAGAAGAAGGAGCTCAACATCATCGTGAGGGCCGATGGCCAGGGCTCAGTGGAAGCCCTCAGGCAGTCTCTTGTCAAGATATCTGACGAAGAGGTGAAAATCAGCGTGATCCACAGCGGCGTGGGAACCGTCTCCGAATCGGACATCCTCCTCGCCAATGCGTCACAGGCCATCATAATCGGCTTCAACATCCGCATGGATCCCAATATCAAGAAGCTTGCCGAGCAGGAGAAAATTGACATCCGCCTTTATAACGTGATCTATCACGTTATTGAGGATATTAAGCTTGCTATGAAAGGCATGCTCGAGCCTGAATATGAGGAAGTAATACTGGGAAGAGCAGAAGTGAGGCAGGTTTTCAGGATCTCCAAGATTGGTGTCATCGCGGGGAGCCATGTACTCTCCGGCAAGATTCTCCGCAGCGCCGACGTGCGTGTGATGAGAGGAACTGAGCTGATACACCAGGGCAGGATAGACTCGCTCAAGCGCTTCAAGGATGACGTGAAGGAAGTGCTTGAGGGTTTCGAGTGCGGCATCGGCGTGGAAAAGTTTGATGGCCTCCTCTCCGGTGACATTCTGGAAGCTTACCAGCTCCAGAAAAAGGAAAGATAG
- a CDS encoding DUF448 domain-containing protein — protein sequence MDDGAGRKPLRKCVVCGAFRGKDELIRLAFVKGQEILIPQGKASPGKGIYLCADRECPAVFLKDKKYKKRFHRFMSESEQQALAGRCRETGHTMKERKQA from the coding sequence ATGGATGACGGGGCAGGGAGAAAGCCTCTCAGGAAATGCGTGGTGTGCGGTGCCTTCAGGGGAAAAGATGAGCTGATAAGGCTGGCGTTCGTGAAAGGCCAGGAGATTCTTATTCCGCAAGGAAAGGCTTCACCGGGAAAAGGGATTTATCTCTGCGCGGACCGCGAGTGCCCCGCAGTATTTTTGAAAGACAAGAAGTATAAAAAGCGGTTTCACCGGTTCATGAGCGAGAGCGAGCAGCAGGCGCTTGCCGGGCGGTGCCGCGAGACGGGGCACACCATGAAGGAACGAAAACAGGCATAA
- the nusA gene encoding transcription termination factor NusA: MNPDFIAALKQIEKERAIPLEVILGAIEDALGAAYKRNYGPTQNVAIKIDRITGALQATAQKTVVARVSDPQNEITLAKAKKINPDAQKGDEIDMEVTPSDFGRIAAQTAKQVIVQRIREAEREIIFTEFTKREEDVISGVVQRYEQKNCMVDLGKLEGVLPSTEQVAGEHFKHGDRIKALILEVKKTARGPQVVLSRSHPNLIKRLFEMEVPEISSGLITIKSVVREPGHRSKIAVVSKDTKVDPVGACVGPKGSRVQNIVDELKGEKIDIISWSADPTMYLSNSLSPAKVVTVILYDYDKSAFVVVPDHQLSLAIGKEGQNVRLAAKLTGWKIDIKSESQYGTMKEELEAKAAEMARLKAEEEARKKAELEARKKAEEEARKKASEEAQKKASEEAQKKASEEAQKKASEVAEQQAVDEVRRKLEEEARLKAEEEARKWEEEERLRREAEERWRTEEEARLKTEAAAAPSEAVESEAAKKKKKRKERRAEEEMEDMAPKKKKKAKRTRLTEEEVDEYEEYFWKEVR; this comes from the coding sequence GTGAATCCTGATTTCATTGCTGCACTCAAGCAGATTGAAAAAGAGAGAGCCATACCCCTGGAAGTCATCCTGGGAGCCATAGAGGATGCCCTCGGCGCCGCCTATAAAAGGAACTATGGCCCTACGCAGAATGTGGCCATAAAAATTGACAGGATCACGGGAGCACTTCAGGCAACGGCCCAAAAAACCGTTGTGGCCCGCGTGAGCGATCCCCAGAATGAAATAACTCTTGCGAAAGCAAAGAAAATCAACCCCGATGCGCAGAAGGGCGATGAGATCGACATGGAGGTCACGCCCTCTGATTTTGGCAGGATTGCCGCCCAGACCGCCAAGCAGGTCATCGTGCAGCGTATCCGCGAGGCCGAGCGGGAGATAATTTTCACCGAGTTCACCAAGCGTGAGGAAGATGTCATAAGCGGCGTGGTGCAGCGCTATGAGCAGAAGAACTGCATGGTTGATCTCGGCAAGCTGGAAGGAGTCCTTCCCTCTACCGAGCAGGTTGCCGGCGAGCATTTCAAGCATGGAGACAGGATAAAGGCTCTTATCCTGGAGGTGAAAAAGACCGCCAGGGGTCCCCAGGTCGTCCTGTCGCGGTCCCATCCAAACCTGATAAAGCGTCTCTTTGAGATGGAGGTTCCCGAGATCTCAAGCGGCCTTATCACGATAAAGTCTGTGGTGAGGGAGCCGGGCCACCGCTCCAAGATAGCCGTCGTATCGAAAGACACGAAGGTCGATCCCGTGGGGGCCTGCGTGGGACCCAAGGGTTCGAGGGTCCAGAATATAGTCGATGAGCTCAAGGGAGAGAAGATAGACATAATCAGCTGGAGCGCCGACCCCACCATGTATCTTTCCAACTCCCTCAGTCCGGCGAAGGTCGTGACGGTAATCCTTTACGACTATGACAAGTCTGCCTTCGTGGTGGTGCCCGATCACCAGCTTTCGCTCGCCATAGGCAAGGAAGGCCAGAACGTGCGCCTTGCGGCCAAGCTCACGGGGTGGAAGATCGATATCAAGAGCGAGAGCCAGTACGGCACCATGAAGGAAGAGCTTGAGGCGAAGGCCGCCGAGATGGCCCGCCTCAAGGCCGAGGAGGAGGCCAGGAAGAAGGCTGAGCTGGAGGCCAGGAAGAAGGCCGAGGAAGAAGCCAGGAAGAAGGCCAGTGAAGAGGCTCAGAAGAAGGCCAGTGAAGAGGCTCAGAAGAAGGCCAGTGAAGAGGCTCAGAAGAAAGCCAGTGAAGTGGCCGAGCAGCAGGCTGTCGATGAGGTGCGCAGGAAACTCGAGGAAGAGGCGCGCCTGAAAGCCGAAGAGGAAGCCCGCAAGTGGGAAGAAGAGGAGAGGCTTCGCAGGGAGGCCGAGGAGCGCTGGAGAACGGAAGAAGAAGCGCGCCTGAAAACCGAGGCAGCAGCGGCTCCTTCCGAGGCGGTTGAGAGTGAAGCGGCCAAGAAGAAGAAGAAGAGGAAAGAACGGCGTGCCGAAGAAGAAATGGAGGACATGGCGCCCAAGAAGAAGAAGAAGGCTAAGCGCACGCGCCTCACGGAAGAGGAAGTAGATGAATATGAAGAATATTTCTGGAAAGAGGTCAGGTAG
- a CDS encoding magnesium chelatase, with product MQLPSTLGILKKSGYRALPVRDEIRKNLLEKIRRGEKLFPGLVGYDKTVIPSLINALLAKHNFILLGLRGQAKSRILRSLVTFLDEYIPMVAGCPLHDSPLSPLCISCRTRRESEGDDLPIEWLHRGERYNEKLATPDVSIADLIGDIDPIKAAAEKRSLSDEEVIHYGIIPRSNRGIFAINELPDLQPRIQVGLLNLLEEGDIQIRGFPVRMPLDMLIAFSANPEDYTNRGNIITPLKDRIDSQIMTHYPRTMADALAITSQEAWLERESPARILIPPSMGELIEEIAFMARESEYVYQSSGVSARLSISAIENLKSNLEKRALLTGEHTVYPRICDLGAVIPSITGKIELVYEGEQEGASGVAKRLIGGAVKKIFERIFPKAASPKPPPRGEQVIPQADSLYREIITWFGKGNRIDLSDEMPWDDYYRELKRVPALLEIAQKHLKTGDMHETAFGMELILEGLHQHSLIAKESADSGSSYFDMLKIMFDQMKGHYEL from the coding sequence ATGCAATTGCCTTCTACCCTTGGCATATTGAAGAAATCAGGCTACAGGGCCCTGCCCGTCCGCGATGAGATAAGAAAAAATCTCCTGGAGAAGATAAGGCGGGGAGAAAAGCTGTTCCCAGGCCTCGTGGGCTATGACAAGACCGTCATTCCCTCCCTCATTAACGCCCTCCTTGCAAAGCATAACTTTATCCTGCTGGGACTGAGGGGGCAGGCAAAGTCCAGGATCCTGAGAAGCCTCGTCACTTTTCTGGATGAGTATATCCCCATGGTGGCGGGGTGCCCTCTTCATGACAGCCCCCTTTCCCCTCTCTGCATAAGCTGCAGGACCCGTCGTGAGAGCGAGGGGGACGATCTTCCCATTGAATGGCTCCACCGCGGGGAACGCTATAACGAGAAGCTCGCCACGCCCGACGTCTCCATTGCTGACCTCATAGGCGACATCGACCCTATCAAGGCGGCGGCCGAGAAGCGCTCCCTCTCCGATGAAGAGGTGATCCACTACGGGATAATCCCTCGGAGCAACAGGGGAATATTTGCCATCAACGAGCTCCCTGACCTGCAGCCCCGCATCCAGGTGGGACTCCTGAACCTTCTGGAAGAGGGGGACATCCAGATCCGCGGCTTTCCCGTAAGGATGCCCCTCGACATGCTCATCGCTTTCTCGGCCAACCCCGAGGACTACACCAACAGGGGCAATATCATCACGCCCCTGAAGGACCGCATAGACTCCCAGATTATGACCCATTACCCCAGGACCATGGCCGACGCCTTGGCCATCACCTCCCAGGAGGCATGGCTTGAGAGAGAGAGCCCTGCCCGTATACTCATTCCCCCCTCCATGGGGGAGCTTATCGAGGAGATTGCTTTCATGGCCAGGGAAAGCGAGTATGTCTACCAGAGCTCGGGGGTGAGCGCAAGGCTCTCCATAAGCGCTATAGAGAATCTCAAGAGCAACCTTGAAAAGAGAGCCCTCCTGACGGGGGAGCACACGGTGTACCCGAGGATCTGTGACCTCGGAGCCGTCATCCCTTCAATCACGGGGAAAATCGAGCTTGTCTACGAGGGAGAGCAGGAGGGAGCTTCTGGAGTGGCAAAAAGGCTCATAGGAGGCGCCGTAAAAAAGATATTCGAGAGAATCTTCCCCAAGGCAGCGTCCCCTAAGCCCCCGCCCAGGGGCGAGCAGGTCATTCCCCAGGCGGACTCTCTTTACCGGGAGATTATCACCTGGTTCGGGAAAGGGAACAGGATAGACCTCTCAGATGAGATGCCCTGGGATGACTATTACAGGGAGCTCAAAAGGGTGCCCGCACTTCTCGAGATAGCCCAGAAGCACCTGAAAACGGGCGATATGCACGAAACCGCCTTCGGGATGGAGCTCATCCTGGAGGGCCTCCACCAGCACTCCCTCATTGCCAAGGAGAGCGCCGACTCCGGGTCCTCCTACTTCGACATGCTCAAGATCATGTTTGACCAGATGAAGGGGCACTATGAACTATAG
- a CDS encoding serine/threonine-protein kinase, with product MGMLFPGDTVESYMIMRLLGEGGMNYVYLVEHKESGRLFAMKVTKDLTGSDSDAVEVYNRFLREISILTTVSHQGLPHIEDYFTRGDLCYIIEEYIEGKSLEEALLVELPSQEQAARWGMELCAILEVLHGNDIIFRDLKPSNIIIGRDGELKLVDFDIARRYVEGKAHDTMLLGTPGYAAPETYGKAQSDARSDIYSLGATLHHLMTGMAPLSYPFQFQPLEQLKPDVDRAFAALIMKSLSDRPEHRFGSAREMRESLEVLFPEAVPPPPKPSPVPPQAPVTPAAPVFPQAQPPAPGAISRFFNTQMGNKTPLQIGAGIIMVVLFLWGLVSFIRLLFPDELRPAPPGTQVAAAGALEPSVNPKRDWGNFGFNSQTVYPPTYCYYPSEVAKPHMTIRQKTDSGALFPHLEISFEFQTRGSGSPYTTDPHELTLYCVMPTDGSYLVGGGKFSTIRGGFRKLTLKTRDRHTCEKNRATIYVGEKGGKVKGSVIYDISWDDYIPGYSPDKPWQGPRVLLYMKAPDYSWEYTKGFIAKYPL from the coding sequence ATGGGCATGCTCTTTCCCGGCGATACGGTAGAGTCCTACATGATAATGAGGCTTCTTGGCGAGGGGGGCATGAACTACGTCTACCTTGTGGAGCATAAGGAAAGCGGCAGGCTCTTTGCCATGAAGGTCACGAAGGACCTCACCGGGAGCGATTCCGATGCGGTGGAAGTCTATAACCGCTTCCTGAGGGAGATCTCCATCCTCACCACTGTATCCCACCAGGGACTCCCCCATATAGAGGACTACTTCACCAGGGGGGACCTCTGTTATATAATAGAAGAATATATAGAGGGAAAATCCCTGGAAGAGGCCCTCCTCGTGGAATTACCCTCCCAGGAGCAGGCGGCACGCTGGGGCATGGAGCTCTGCGCCATCCTGGAGGTGCTCCACGGAAACGACATCATCTTCCGCGATCTCAAGCCTTCAAATATCATCATAGGGCGGGACGGAGAACTGAAGCTCGTGGACTTTGACATCGCCAGGCGCTATGTCGAGGGGAAGGCCCATGACACGATGCTCCTCGGCACACCGGGCTACGCGGCGCCAGAGACCTACGGAAAGGCCCAGAGTGACGCCCGCTCAGATATCTATTCCCTCGGCGCAACACTCCACCACCTCATGACAGGCATGGCGCCCCTCTCATATCCCTTCCAGTTTCAGCCCCTCGAGCAGTTAAAGCCCGACGTGGACAGAGCCTTTGCGGCCCTCATAATGAAATCGCTCTCGGACAGGCCGGAGCACCGCTTCGGGAGCGCCCGCGAGATGAGAGAGAGCCTGGAGGTGCTCTTCCCTGAAGCCGTCCCACCCCCACCAAAGCCTTCGCCCGTGCCGCCTCAGGCACCGGTAACACCTGCTGCGCCTGTATTCCCTCAGGCTCAGCCTCCCGCTCCCGGCGCGATAAGCAGATTCTTCAACACGCAGATGGGAAATAAAACACCGCTGCAGATCGGGGCCGGCATCATCATGGTCGTTCTCTTCCTGTGGGGCCTGGTTTCCTTTATAAGACTCCTGTTCCCCGACGAGCTTCGCCCCGCCCCCCCGGGAACGCAAGTCGCGGCCGCCGGGGCCCTTGAGCCCTCGGTGAACCCCAAGCGGGACTGGGGAAATTTCGGCTTCAACTCACAGACGGTATATCCCCCCACCTATTGCTATTACCCCTCCGAGGTGGCAAAGCCGCATATGACCATCAGGCAGAAGACCGATTCCGGCGCCCTCTTTCCCCACCTGGAGATATCCTTTGAATTCCAGACAAGAGGAAGCGGCTCACCGTACACCACTGATCCCCATGAACTCACTCTGTATTGCGTCATGCCCACCGACGGAAGCTACCTCGTGGGAGGGGGAAAATTCAGCACCATACGGGGGGGCTTCAGGAAGCTCACTTTGAAAACAAGAGACCGACATACCTGTGAAAAGAACAGGGCGACCATATACGTGGGGGAAAAGGGCGGAAAAGTGAAGGGATCAGTAATATACGATATATCATGGGATGACTATATCCCCGGGTACAGCCCCGACAAGCCATGGCAGGGGCCCCGCGTGCTTCTTTACATGAAGGCGCCAGATTATTCCTGGGAGTACACGAAGGGCTTCATCGCGAAATACCCTCTCTGA
- a CDS encoding PilT/PilU family type 4a pilus ATPase: MLLDGESEKILLDSGIIQSALKKDASDIHLCPGNPPTARIHGKVVPLSDMVLTGEDVDKIVRLLTNRFMLSDFFGENPRDLDYTVEMPSTGRRFRINVFKQYHGSSIVMRVLSNRLRSLEELGLPKKLEELALERSGLVLVTGATGSGKSTTLAAMIEIINQRSEKHIITIEDPIEIVFQNKRSLIEQREIGTHVPDFHIALRSALRETPDVILVGEIRDEETAQMTLRSAQVGALVIATLHTRSAQETISRFLSLFSDDHRGGARLQVSDCLLAVVCQNLILTKNKEGRVAACELLLGTTAIRHLIRQDRMHLLHSAMEIASEHGMITMEQSLVNHGNNGIISWEDAFSFCNEKEAFLAQMPPGLRRQFTIDWEMELDIKKLEALKESRLRIAGSDVYVKKEGGDEEMF, encoded by the coding sequence ATGCTGCTTGACGGGGAATCGGAAAAAATTCTGCTTGACTCAGGGATAATACAGAGCGCTCTCAAGAAGGACGCGTCGGACATCCATCTCTGTCCGGGGAATCCTCCCACTGCCCGTATCCACGGGAAAGTGGTTCCTCTCAGCGACATGGTGCTCACCGGCGAAGATGTTGACAAGATAGTGCGCCTTCTCACCAACCGCTTCATGCTCTCGGATTTTTTCGGCGAGAATCCCCGCGACCTGGATTACACCGTGGAGATGCCTTCCACGGGAAGGCGCTTCAGGATCAATGTATTCAAGCAGTATCACGGCTCCTCGATCGTGATGAGAGTGCTGTCCAACCGCCTGAGGTCCCTCGAGGAACTCGGGCTGCCCAAGAAACTTGAGGAGCTTGCCCTCGAGCGGTCGGGCCTCGTGCTGGTCACCGGTGCCACGGGGAGCGGGAAATCCACCACGCTTGCCGCAATGATTGAAATCATCAACCAGCGGTCGGAAAAGCACATCATCACCATAGAGGATCCCATCGAGATAGTCTTCCAGAACAAGCGCTCCCTCATTGAGCAGAGGGAAATAGGGACCCACGTGCCCGATTTCCACATAGCGCTCAGGAGCGCCCTCAGGGAAACGCCCGATGTGATCCTTGTGGGGGAGATACGCGATGAGGAGACAGCCCAGATGACCCTCAGATCGGCGCAGGTGGGTGCCCTGGTCATTGCCACCCTCCATACAAGGAGCGCCCAGGAGACCATCAGCCGCTTTCTTTCCCTCTTCTCCGACGATCACCGGGGCGGCGCCAGGCTCCAGGTGTCGGACTGCCTTCTTGCCGTGGTCTGCCAGAACCTTATCCTCACCAAGAACAAAGAAGGCCGCGTGGCGGCCTGCGAGCTGCTCCTGGGCACCACGGCCATACGGCATCTCATAAGGCAGGACAGGATGCACCTCCTCCACTCGGCAATGGAAATCGCCTCGGAGCATGGGATGATCACCATGGAGCAGTCCCTGGTAAATCACGGGAACAACGGGATTATCTCATGGGAGGACGCCTTTTCATTCTGCAACGAGAAGGAGGCCTTCCTGGCCCAGATGCCTCCGGGGCTGCGCCGCCAGTTCACCATTGACTGGGAGATGGAGCTTGACATCAAGAAGCTTGAGGCGCTCAAGGAGTCCAGGCTCCGCATCGCCGGAAGCGATGTCTATGTCAAGAAGGAGGGCGGCGACGAGGAGATGTTCTGA
- a CDS encoding MoxR family ATPase yields MTERQERPYDGLEQNLSKVIKGKHEAIEYLMLALFSGGHVLIEDVPGVGKTTMAKALAMSISGGFRRIQFTPDLLPTDILGSSIYNPGDGTFVFHEGPIFTNILLADEINRASPRTQSSLLEAMSERQVTVEGKSNTLSEPFLVIATQNPIEFHGTYPLPEAQLDRFALQISMGYPRTDDELAILYGQAEKHPIDDLVPVMDLTAVVGLQKEVRAVRVEKSIALYMLALVEATRKKSELQLGVSPRGSLMLYRVSQALAFMRNREYVLPDDVKEVAPLVLSHRIVLETKAKYSGVSKKGIIEEIIAKTKIPT; encoded by the coding sequence ATGACAGAGAGACAGGAAAGACCATACGACGGTCTCGAGCAGAACCTTTCAAAAGTCATCAAGGGAAAGCATGAAGCCATAGAGTACCTCATGCTCGCCCTTTTCAGCGGGGGCCATGTCCTCATCGAGGACGTGCCCGGCGTGGGGAAGACCACCATGGCAAAAGCCCTGGCCATGTCCATAAGCGGGGGATTCAGGCGCATTCAGTTTACTCCCGACCTCCTGCCCACCGACATCCTGGGCTCCTCCATCTATAATCCGGGAGACGGGACTTTCGTCTTCCACGAAGGCCCTATTTTCACCAACATTCTCCTCGCCGACGAGATAAACAGGGCTTCACCCCGTACGCAATCAAGCCTCCTGGAGGCCATGAGCGAGAGGCAGGTGACCGTTGAGGGAAAAAGCAACACACTGTCGGAGCCATTCCTGGTGATCGCCACGCAGAACCCCATTGAATTCCATGGCACGTACCCCCTCCCCGAGGCCCAGCTTGACCGCTTCGCCCTCCAGATCTCCATGGGCTATCCCCGGACCGACGACGAGCTCGCGATTCTCTACGGCCAGGCCGAGAAGCACCCCATAGACGATCTGGTGCCGGTGATGGATCTCACCGCCGTCGTGGGACTCCAGAAAGAAGTGAGGGCAGTGAGGGTGGAGAAAAGCATTGCCCTCTACATGCTCGCCCTCGTGGAGGCTACCAGGAAAAAAAGTGAGCTCCAGCTCGGCGTGAGCCCCCGGGGCTCCCTGATGCTCTACCGCGTCTCGCAGGCCCTGGCATTTATGCGGAACCGCGAATATGTGCTCCCCGACGACGTGAAGGAAGTGGCCCCCCTGGTCCTCTCCCACAGGATTGTGCTGGAGACCAAGGCAAAGTACTCCGGAGTCTCCAAGAAGGGGATCATCGAAGAGATTATCGCGAAAACAAAGATCCCGACATGA
- a CDS encoding DUF58 domain-containing protein — MMDPQRPRIRLFYWLQSAYMRKLTPSGRIIFWILVLSSGLGFYSFTIKIYYVFIILFALFFVSFIYTGLFSYLKPPRLEVSHAPPGRSTCGHSVRVRIQVRNLSAKNYYDLTVTEGALPPFIHEHQEGAHYIPHLPPHGETSCEVVLEFTRRGHYVLPGIEVESSFPFGIGKGMRRFPQEKSLLVYPRFHHLTSLDIPVGKRYQPGGIALTSNLGESTEFICTREYRVGDSPRFIHWRSSARLGKPVVKEFQEEYFCRIALLLDTYVPPGSKQKAFESLEAAISLSAAVADNLSRKEYIIDIFAAGPNVYHLQAGRSLAYLENILDILACIEHCSTPPFEKLEPILLENLSQITTCIMVFLDWDEPRERLVRTARALGTAVKAIIVRDGAPSADPAPYEGLVGKIALISPDDEKRGIATL; from the coding sequence ATGATGGACCCACAGAGACCCCGCATAAGGCTCTTTTACTGGCTCCAGTCAGCCTATATGAGAAAGCTCACCCCCTCGGGAAGGATTATCTTCTGGATCCTTGTCCTCTCTTCGGGGCTGGGCTTTTACAGCTTCACCATCAAGATTTATTATGTCTTCATCATCCTTTTTGCCCTCTTCTTTGTCTCCTTCATATACACAGGACTCTTTTCCTACCTGAAGCCCCCTCGCCTCGAGGTAAGTCACGCCCCTCCGGGACGGAGCACATGCGGCCATTCGGTGAGGGTCAGGATACAGGTGAGAAACCTGTCGGCAAAGAACTACTATGATCTTACGGTCACCGAGGGAGCACTTCCCCCCTTCATACACGAGCACCAGGAAGGGGCCCACTATATCCCGCACCTTCCTCCCCATGGGGAGACCTCATGCGAGGTGGTCCTGGAGTTTACCCGCCGCGGCCACTACGTGCTTCCCGGCATTGAAGTGGAGTCCTCCTTTCCTTTCGGCATCGGCAAGGGAATGCGCCGCTTCCCCCAGGAGAAAAGCCTCCTTGTGTACCCGCGCTTTCATCACCTCACCTCGCTTGACATCCCCGTGGGAAAGCGCTATCAGCCCGGCGGCATAGCTCTCACGTCGAACCTGGGCGAATCGACGGAGTTCATCTGCACCAGAGAATACCGCGTGGGGGACAGCCCGCGCTTTATCCACTGGCGCTCCTCGGCACGCCTGGGAAAGCCTGTCGTCAAGGAGTTCCAGGAGGAATATTTCTGCCGCATCGCCCTGCTGCTGGACACCTACGTTCCCCCGGGGTCGAAACAGAAGGCCTTCGAGAGCCTCGAGGCGGCCATCTCTCTCTCAGCGGCCGTGGCTGACAACCTCTCCCGGAAGGAATACATCATCGACATCTTTGCCGCGGGGCCCAATGTGTATCACCTCCAGGCGGGAAGGAGCCTCGCCTACCTGGAGAACATCCTGGACATCCTCGCCTGCATCGAGCACTGCTCCACACCGCCCTTTGAGAAGCTCGAGCCCATCCTGCTTGAGAACCTCTCGCAGATCACCACGTGCATCATGGTGTTTCTGGACTGGGACGAGCCAAGGGAGCGCCTCGTGCGGACCGCCAGGGCGCTCGGCACGGCAGTGAAAGCCATTATTGTCCGCGATGGAGCCCCTTCCGCCGACCCTGCGCCATACGAGGGCCTCGTGGGAAAGATAGCTCTGATAAGCCCCGATGATGAGAAAAGGGGGATAGCCACGCTGTGA